One Plasmodium sp. gorilla clade G2 genome assembly, contig: PADLG01_00_1, whole genome shotgun sequence DNA window includes the following coding sequences:
- a CDS encoding serine/threonine protein kinase, FIKK family, putative, producing MKKKTREEIILFLKWVACKKCILSVLVFICCFLMSFNIFEPRIEIIKLDWYVRYHRHLSEVCSDNNDRGERKLYDKYHKYNKEKTKAKYKDDKFNKKKRNKENNVSVEKEECERCISLRENYNNKENRSYNENENIVNLENIKLCDNTTWKYKIKKFITCSYNRNEDEKVVYNWKLGKNILGKMINSTADFSINGINYKDWELNTISDIGYSQNNRRIQKVFKTEVKSKNGKSSSVKLFIKIVPASVWVRQFNILNEHKGEYLLSEENFVMEAISLAFLNKYYPGIAPKFYGILYETCDNNNDNNVDSCFSRGKYNNLKKLNHMLKYQLRFNKKANIIIISELYGEDIYKYVQKRRMLGFLGNRTQEKKKILHESLKLLTKLHETGLSHLDLSPENILIGKDYELRLCDFANTAPIYTYNNRHVKGKKCLRYYESYQPCISKIPLLPPECWNIVRIHESLKINDPYEYLKSITNQEERKRFYYNVTNADKFMLGVFFIWIWNNSYIWESADSFNDRTFRNFVKCGMDLYNFEFTFHWPDDLKDIINQLLSLENREKLNLKELCNHPWWFR from the exons atgaagaaaaaaacaagGGAAGAAATAATACTATTCTTAAAATGGGTTGCGtgtaaaaaatgtatattatcaGTTTTGGTGTTTATATGTTGCTTTTTAATg agcTTCAATATATTTGAACCAagaatagaaataataaaactagATTGGTATGTTAGATATCATAGACATTTATCCGAAGTATgtagtgataataatgataggGGTGAAAggaaattatatgataagtatcataaatataataaggaaaaaactaaagcaaaatataaagatgataaatttaataagaaaaaaagaaataaagagAATAATGTAAGTGTGGAAAAAGAAGAATGTGAAAGATGTATATCCTTAagagaaaattataataataaagagaaCAGAtcttataatgaaaatgaaaatattgttaatttagaaaatataaagttATGTGATAATACAAcatggaaatataaaataaaaaagtttaTAACATGTTCATATAATAGAAATGAAGATGAAAAGGTTGTATATAATTGGAAACtaggaaaaaatattttaggtaaaatgataaatagtACAGCAGATTTTAGTATTAATggtataaattataaagattGGGAATTAAATACAATATCGGATATAGGTTATTCACAAAACAATCGTAGGATTCAAAAAGTATTTAAAACTGAAGTAAAATCAAAGAATGGTAAAAGTTCAAGTgtgaaattatttattaaaatagtACCTGCATCTGTGTGGGTTCgacaatttaatatattaaatgaacataaaggagaatatttattaagtGAAGAGAATTTTGTTATGGAAGCTATTTCATTagcatttttaaataaatattatccaGGTATTGCTCCAAAATTTTATGGTATATTATATGAGAcatgtgataataataatgataataatgtagATTCTTGTTTTTCTAGaggtaaatataataatttgaaaaaGTTAAATCATATGTTGAAATATCAATTACGATTTAATAAAAAggcaaatattattataatctcTGAATTATATGGGgaagatatttataaatatgtacagAAAAGAAGAATGTTAGGTTTTCTAGGTAATAGGACacaagagaaaaaaaagattttaCATGAAagtttaaaattattaacaaaATTACATGAAACTGGATTAAGTCATTTAGATTTATCTccagaaaatatattaataggtAAGGATTATGAGTTAAGGTTATGTGATTTTGCAAATACTGCTcctatatatacttataataatagaCATGTAAAAGGTAAAAAATGTTTACGTTATTATGAATCTTATCAACCATGTATATCGAAGATTCCTTTACTTCCACCAGAATGTTGGAATATTGTTCGAATACATGAAagtttaaaaattaatgacCCTTATGAATATCTAAAATCTATTACTAATCAAGAAGAAAGAAAACGTTTCTATTATAATGTAACCAATGCTGATAAATTTATGTTAGgagtattttttatttggatATGGAATAATAGCTATATATGGGAATCTGCAGATTCATTTAATGATAGAACATTTAGGAATTTTGTAAAATGTGGAATGGatctttataattttgaatTCACATTTCACTGGCCGGATGATCTAAAGGATATAATAAAC cAATTATTATCCTTGGAAAATCGTGAGAAATTAAACCTGAAGGAATTATGTAATCATCCTTGGTGGTTTAgatga